In Niallia sp. FSL W8-0635, one genomic interval encodes:
- a CDS encoding TrlF family AAA-like ATPase — MSDVRGSIWRKWDLHVHTPESIVHQYRCPEDENVWEKYISDLESLPEDIKVLGINDYIFIDGYKKVLKYKEDGRLQNIDLILPVIELRLNKFGGTKSSLSRINYHIIFSDALNPDVIQSQFLNALTSKYQLSPEHETISWHGVITRESLADLGKKIKESVPEEQRVHYGDDLIEGFNNLNLDLNEINEILSRSYFKNKYLTAVGKTEWADIKWNNHSIADKKTIINNCDFVFISSPSPEHFQNAKDNLTSENVNNRLLDCSDAHRFSDSTDKDRLGKCFTWLKCDSTFDGLRQIRNEFGSRVFIGNIPPKLENIRKNPTKYIKSIKVQKTDQSKHTGWFNASIPLNHDLVAVIGNKGNGKSAIADIIGLLGNTKNYSDFSFLTKNKFRQGNLASNFIGEIEWESGQSESKNLNENPAGHETEKVKYLPQQFIEKLCNVDDEKFEDELKTVIFSHVDEKDRLKENSLNDLIKVKTEKYKKNIDILKMELGSIHESIIEQEKFCSTKYKNGINEQIKSKEEELSAHEKITPMEVEKIEANPEAQKQIYEATQKLAELNQNLNSITEEIKTKSNLQNDVEEKLSYVERLEGYIENFKKQYEIFISSCSKEAEFLSVDIKNIISLNINTEVLLTQKEALLLEKEQLNKILVTDSKENLITKKAKVEEVINNLQNQLDEPQRKYQIYQKDLLDWQEKLKQIKDELDLLNKRKLSITNEVEKELLKLREERNKKVNEIHQNIVSIKSVYEELYKPVQNFISKHSLNDEKFQLKFEVSIQIKGFSERFLSLINQGIKGPFQGKDEGKKVLEELMESVNFNETQSVIEFVNKIVAEICSRDTNEPESINISSQLTKSSSLIDFYEVLFSLNYLQPIYSLKLGDKDLKTLSPGEKGALLLIFYLLVDKDDIPLIIDQPEENLDNQTVFNLLVPCIKEAKNRRQIVIVTHNPNLAVVCDAEQIIHANMQKYQDNNIEYLSGSIENPDINKRIIDILEGTTPAFKNRESKYYISI; from the coding sequence ATGAGTGATGTTAGAGGGTCAATTTGGAGAAAATGGGACTTACATGTTCATACTCCTGAATCCATTGTGCATCAATATAGATGTCCGGAAGATGAAAATGTTTGGGAAAAGTATATTTCTGATTTAGAATCCTTACCAGAAGACATAAAAGTGCTTGGAATAAATGATTATATTTTTATCGATGGTTATAAAAAGGTTCTTAAATATAAGGAAGATGGACGACTACAAAATATAGATTTAATTTTGCCAGTAATTGAACTGAGATTAAATAAATTTGGGGGAACAAAAAGCAGTCTAAGTCGAATAAACTATCATATTATTTTCTCTGACGCTCTTAACCCTGATGTAATTCAATCTCAATTTCTAAACGCTCTAACTTCAAAATACCAATTAAGTCCTGAACATGAAACTATCTCTTGGCACGGTGTAATTACAAGGGAAAGTTTAGCCGACTTAGGAAAAAAAATTAAGGAATCTGTACCTGAAGAACAACGTGTCCATTATGGAGATGATTTAATAGAAGGATTTAATAATTTAAATTTAGATTTAAATGAGATTAATGAAATACTTTCAAGGTCATATTTTAAAAATAAATATTTAACTGCTGTTGGAAAAACCGAATGGGCTGACATTAAATGGAACAACCATTCAATTGCTGATAAAAAAACCATTATTAATAATTGTGATTTTGTTTTTATTTCAAGCCCAAGTCCGGAACATTTTCAAAATGCAAAAGACAACCTCACTTCCGAAAATGTAAATAACAGGTTGCTAGATTGTAGCGATGCCCATCGTTTCTCTGATTCTACCGATAAAGATAGGTTAGGAAAGTGCTTCACCTGGCTAAAATGCGATTCAACGTTCGATGGTTTGAGACAAATTAGAAATGAATTTGGTAGTAGAGTATTTATTGGAAATATCCCTCCTAAGCTTGAGAATATTAGGAAGAACCCAACTAAATATATTAAGTCGATTAAAGTCCAAAAGACAGACCAATCTAAACACACTGGATGGTTTAATGCTTCTATCCCACTAAATCATGATTTAGTCGCAGTGATTGGGAATAAAGGAAATGGAAAGAGCGCCATAGCTGATATTATTGGTTTACTTGGAAACACCAAGAATTATTCTGACTTTTCATTCCTAACAAAAAATAAATTCAGACAAGGTAATTTGGCAAGTAATTTTATTGGAGAAATTGAGTGGGAAAGCGGTCAAAGTGAAAGTAAGAATTTAAACGAAAATCCAGCTGGTCATGAAACTGAAAAGGTAAAGTACCTCCCGCAGCAGTTTATAGAAAAGCTATGCAATGTTGATGATGAGAAATTTGAGGATGAATTAAAAACTGTTATTTTTTCACATGTGGATGAAAAAGATAGATTAAAAGAAAACTCTTTAAATGACCTTATTAAAGTGAAGACAGAGAAATATAAAAAAAATATTGATATATTAAAAATGGAGTTAGGCTCAATTCATGAATCTATTATTGAACAGGAAAAATTTTGTTCAACTAAATATAAAAATGGGATAAATGAACAGATAAAATCAAAAGAAGAAGAACTTAGTGCCCATGAGAAGATAACACCTATGGAAGTTGAAAAAATTGAAGCAAATCCAGAAGCACAAAAGCAAATTTATGAAGCTACGCAAAAACTTGCAGAATTGAACCAGAACTTAAACAGTATTACAGAAGAGATTAAAACTAAGTCAAATCTACAAAATGACGTTGAAGAAAAATTATCATATGTTGAACGACTTGAGGGATATATTGAAAATTTTAAAAAACAGTACGAAATTTTCATTTCAAGTTGCTCCAAAGAAGCTGAATTTTTAAGTGTTGATATTAAAAACATTATTTCTCTAAATATTAATACTGAAGTATTATTAACACAAAAAGAAGCTTTACTGCTAGAAAAAGAACAATTAAATAAAATTTTAGTAACTGACTCCAAAGAGAATTTAATAACAAAAAAAGCAAAAGTGGAGGAAGTAATAAATAATCTTCAAAACCAATTAGATGAACCGCAAAGAAAGTATCAAATTTATCAAAAGGACTTATTAGATTGGCAAGAAAAATTGAAGCAAATAAAAGATGAATTGGACCTATTAAATAAAAGAAAACTTTCAATTACTAATGAAGTTGAAAAGGAGCTTTTAAAACTTAGAGAAGAAAGAAATAAAAAAGTAAATGAAATACATCAAAACATAGTGAGTATAAAAAGTGTTTATGAGGAACTATATAAACCTGTTCAAAACTTTATTTCTAAGCACTCTCTTAATGATGAAAAATTCCAGTTGAAATTTGAGGTTTCGATACAAATCAAAGGTTTTTCAGAAAGATTTTTATCACTAATCAATCAAGGCATTAAAGGACCTTTTCAAGGAAAGGATGAAGGAAAAAAGGTATTAGAAGAGTTAATGGAATCTGTTAACTTTAATGAGACACAATCTGTTATAGAATTTGTTAATAAAATTGTTGCTGAAATTTGTTCTAGGGACACTAACGAGCCAGAATCAATAAATATTAGCTCACAGCTAACTAAAAGCTCCAGTCTTATAGATTTTTACGAGGTTCTTTTTTCCCTAAATTATTTGCAGCCTATATATAGTTTAAAACTGGGTGACAAGGACTTAAAAACATTATCTCCTGGAGAAAAAGGGGCTTTACTTTTAATTTTCTACCTTTTAGTAGATAAAGATGATATTCCATTAATAATTGACCAACCGGAAGAGAATCTAGACAACCAAACTGTTTTCAATCTCTTAGTCCCTTGTATAAAGGAGGCTAAAAACCGCCGCCAAATTGTGATTGTTACCCATAATCCTAACTTAGCTGTCGTTTGTGATGCTGAACAAATTATTCATGCAAATATGCAAAAGTACCAAGATAATAATATCGAGTATTTATCTGGTTCAATTGAAAATCCTGATATAAACAAAAGAATTATTGATATTTTAGAAGGTACCACCCCTGCTTTTAAAAATAGAGAATCGAAATATTATATTTCCATATAA
- a CDS encoding recombinase family protein: MKCAVYIRVSTDKEEQKTSLENQQQFFYNIIVEKGWDLFRIYIDVESGTKDKKRENLRQLIEDAKQHKFDVILSKELSRLARNGKLSYEIKDIAEKHNIHIITFDNAINSLEGNIHMFGLYAWVYEQESQRTSERIKAALNTNAKRGNFHGSNAPYGYKVIDKKLVLADDYTPEVVKSIFDLYLSGKGFDSIARSLSKKGYPTPSQVAQKSNAGRYWHGSTIKTILTNPHYTGDLVQGRETTRSVTSQSRHSIPEENQIIVRNTHQAIISQETFDTVQELMRSRKKNHTKVKKHLFTNVLYCSDCGTGMWYRQNRTGYICGSYARHGKIACTQRTIKEKDLKETILSDIKKMAQVINDKEYLNTLAEEAQMKQKQVAQILNNIENEIKASKAKKKRYLEMLAENQITHEEYREVADDNQEQINELNIKRSGLEASLRHDEFLGRIEKLRNTISRFLPLHEVTEEILHHFVERIEVDNNGIPMITYRFSISPG; encoded by the coding sequence ATGAAATGTGCAGTATACATTAGGGTTTCGACAGATAAAGAAGAGCAGAAAACCTCATTGGAAAATCAGCAGCAGTTCTTTTACAACATAATCGTGGAGAAGGGATGGGATTTGTTTCGTATTTATATTGATGTGGAATCGGGAACGAAGGATAAAAAGCGGGAAAACCTCCGGCAATTGATTGAGGACGCAAAGCAGCATAAGTTCGATGTCATTCTTTCAAAGGAACTATCGCGCCTAGCAAGGAATGGGAAGCTTTCATATGAAATTAAGGATATTGCCGAAAAGCATAATATCCACATCATCACCTTTGATAATGCGATTAATTCACTTGAGGGCAATATTCATATGTTCGGCTTATATGCTTGGGTCTATGAACAGGAATCACAACGTACTTCTGAACGTATCAAAGCTGCTCTAAACACAAATGCCAAAAGAGGAAATTTTCATGGTTCAAACGCTCCCTATGGTTATAAGGTAATTGATAAGAAGCTAGTTCTTGCAGATGATTATACGCCTGAAGTTGTTAAGAGCATATTTGATTTATATTTGAGTGGAAAGGGTTTCGATTCCATTGCTCGTTCTCTTTCCAAAAAGGGGTACCCAACACCCTCTCAGGTGGCACAGAAGAGCAATGCAGGTCGATATTGGCATGGTTCAACTATTAAGACCATCCTGACTAATCCGCATTATACAGGTGATTTAGTTCAGGGAAGAGAAACTACAAGAAGTGTCACCTCCCAGTCAAGGCACAGTATTCCTGAAGAAAACCAAATTATTGTAAGAAATACACACCAGGCAATCATTTCGCAAGAAACCTTTGATACCGTACAAGAGCTAATGAGAAGTCGCAAGAAAAATCATACGAAGGTAAAAAAGCATCTTTTTACAAATGTCCTATATTGCTCTGACTGCGGAACAGGTATGTGGTATAGGCAAAATCGAACTGGCTACATTTGCGGGAGTTACGCTCGTCATGGAAAAATTGCTTGCACTCAAAGAACTATAAAAGAAAAGGATTTAAAAGAAACAATCCTTTCTGATATTAAAAAAATGGCTCAAGTTATTAACGATAAGGAATACTTAAATACCCTTGCAGAAGAAGCTCAAATGAAACAAAAGCAAGTTGCTCAAATATTAAACAACATTGAAAATGAAATTAAAGCTTCTAAAGCAAAAAAGAAACGCTACCTTGAGATGCTTGCAGAAAACCAAATAACCCATGAAGAATATCGAGAAGTTGCTGATGATAATCAAGAACAAATAAATGAGTTAAATATTAAAAGGAGTGGGCTTGAAGCCTCACTCCGACATGATGAATTTTTAGGACGAATTGAAAAACTTCGAAATACCATTAGCCGCTTTTTACCGCTTCATGAAGTAACGGAGGAAATACTCCATCATTTTGTTGAGCGGATTGAGGTAGATAATAACGGTATTCCTATGATTACTTATCGATTTTCAATTTCACCTGGTTAA
- a CDS encoding IS1182 family transposase, which yields MFKNYNMNQLILPLDLEIKLQENDIAFSIHHLVESIPSEAFDSFVRHTGCPAYHPRMMLKIILCSYTQSAFSGRKIEGLLNDSIRMMWLAQGNEPSYRTINRFRVHPDMQEIIRQCFVQFRCQLVQEKLIDQEAIFIDGTKVEANANKFTFVWKKAVEKYHENLVEKSNQLYKELLENQIIPEIKRENEEQLSMEELTQIVENLEEVVDEYTQKIDNSNDVNERKQLRSERKSPKQMVKQIYNWITRKQKYEKDFEIFGARNSYSKTDQEATFMRMKDDYMKNGQLKAGYNVQIATEGQFTLAYGVFPNPTDTKTLIPFLDRIEKKFFSLPKHIVADAGYGSEQNYDDILTNRKRTPLITYNHYLNEQKKKFKADPFKTSNWVYDEERDTFLCPNGKELTFQYHSTRKDKSGFKRQFKIYECEDCTGCPLRSFCTKAKEGTNRKLMVNKKWEQQKEYIKTKLLEEETAKIYRQRKIDVEPVFGFLKANLGFTRFSVRGKSNVENEIGLALMAVNIRKYAARG from the coding sequence ATGTTTAAAAATTATAACATGAATCAATTAATTTTGCCTTTAGATTTAGAAATAAAATTACAAGAAAATGATATCGCCTTTTCTATCCATCATTTAGTGGAAAGTATTCCGAGCGAAGCTTTCGATTCTTTCGTTCGACATACTGGGTGTCCAGCTTATCATCCACGTATGATGCTAAAAATTATTTTATGTAGCTACACGCAATCGGCTTTCTCTGGTCGTAAAATAGAAGGCCTTTTGAATGATAGTATTCGCATGATGTGGCTCGCACAAGGAAATGAGCCAAGCTATCGGACCATCAATCGTTTTCGTGTCCATCCCGATATGCAGGAAATCATCCGTCAGTGTTTCGTACAATTCCGATGCCAGTTAGTGCAGGAGAAGCTCATTGATCAAGAAGCCATTTTCATCGATGGCACAAAAGTGGAAGCCAACGCTAATAAATTCACCTTTGTATGGAAGAAAGCCGTTGAAAAATATCATGAAAACTTAGTGGAAAAGTCTAACCAGTTATACAAAGAACTACTTGAAAATCAAATTATCCCTGAAATAAAAAGAGAAAATGAAGAGCAGCTATCCATGGAGGAATTAACACAAATCGTTGAAAATTTAGAGGAAGTAGTCGATGAGTATACGCAAAAGATTGACAACTCGAACGATGTTAACGAGCGAAAACAACTTCGGAGTGAAAGAAAATCACCGAAACAAATGGTAAAACAAATATATAATTGGATTACGCGTAAACAGAAGTATGAAAAGGATTTTGAGATTTTCGGTGCACGCAATAGTTATTCAAAAACAGATCAAGAAGCAACCTTTATGCGAATGAAAGATGACTATATGAAAAATGGACAACTAAAAGCCGGATATAATGTTCAAATAGCGACAGAAGGCCAATTTACACTAGCTTACGGCGTTTTCCCTAACCCAACGGATACAAAAACACTCATCCCATTCCTGGATCGGATTGAAAAAAAGTTTTTTTCCTTACCTAAACATATAGTCGCAGATGCCGGTTATGGAAGTGAACAAAATTACGATGATATTTTAACCAACAGGAAACGCACTCCCCTCATCACCTATAATCATTACTTAAACGAACAAAAGAAAAAGTTCAAAGCAGACCCTTTTAAAACGAGTAATTGGGTATATGATGAAGAAAGAGATACGTTCCTTTGTCCGAATGGGAAAGAGCTTACGTTCCAATACCATTCAACCCGTAAGGATAAATCAGGATTCAAACGTCAATTCAAAATCTATGAATGTGAGGACTGTACAGGTTGCCCACTACGTTCTTTTTGTACCAAAGCGAAAGAAGGTACGAATCGTAAGCTCATGGTCAATAAGAAATGGGAACAACAAAAAGAATACATAAAAACGAAGCTTTTGGAAGAAGAAACGGCTAAAATTTACCGTCAACGTAAGATTGATGTGGAGCCAGTTTTTGGATTCTTGAAGGCTAATTTAGGTTTCACACGATTTTCTGTTCGTGGGAAATCCAATGTCGAAAACGAAATTGGCCTCGCATTAATGGCCGTAAATATACGAAAATATGCGGCAAGGGGGTGA
- a CDS encoding YopX family protein has product MKKVKFKAYDNFEDQTYEVIEISFEKNKVFTLFRGGLRNVYDFDDVVILPHTGLLDNNRKEIYERDRLEKGDIGYIVSYDDFNAQFVGVNQENESERKPLRELIDTGFVVKNT; this is encoded by the coding sequence ATGAAAAAAGTCAAATTTAAGGCTTATGACAATTTTGAAGACCAGACATATGAAGTAATTGAAATATCCTTTGAAAAGAATAAAGTATTTACTCTGTTTAGAGGAGGATTAAGAAACGTTTATGATTTTGATGATGTGGTGATACTTCCCCATACTGGCTTATTAGATAATAATAGAAAGGAAATTTATGAGCGGGACCGCTTAGAAAAGGGGGATATTGGTTATATTGTTAGCTACGATGATTTTAACGCGCAGTTTGTAGGAGTTAACCAGGAAAATGAATCTGAAAGAAAACCTTTAAGGGAACTTATAGATACTGGTTTTGTTGTGAAAAATACTTGA